The Falco peregrinus isolate bFalPer1 chromosome 11, bFalPer1.pri, whole genome shotgun sequence genome includes the window ATGTTACCTGGTTAGCCAGGGAAACTGTAAGACAGTCAGGAAACTGGGTTCTCAGCTATTGACTGTGAGTATGGGCAACTTTTAATTAGTCATTGATCTTACAAGGTCTTAAATTTCTCTGCTAAACGAAAAGTCAGCCTTTGGAAACTTGAAGGGCTATGAGGTCCTCAGATGAAAGAAGAACACTGAAATCCAACACGGAATGACAACATAACCATACACAGCTGGTGGGAGTGGAGGTACGCCAACTATACCTCAACTAGCAActagaaaacagaagtaatttgcCTCATATAATGGAAATACTCAAACAAAACACTGTTAAACTATTATTCTTTACCTGGTCAAACCGAGGGAGGGCAGAATCAATACCATGAAGATCAAAAATATGTAGACTTTATGCATCATTATTCTATTCTCTGCAGATCTACCAACAGAAAAAGTCACCAAGTAAGAAACTCACGCAAAAGACTTCCACACATGAAAGATCTTGCCCAGAGAATGTCAGCACCTGCCAGACTTTCAGCTTCCCCTACAGTATCACATTGCTACAAGATACTCGTAACACAAGCATCTTTGAGGTATTCACTAATTTGGACCAAGCAGGCTCTCGGTGTCTTCTTgggcaaagaaaacatttatgaaCATTAATCCAGACTCTGGATTAGTATCACTACAGGTCTGCACCATAAGCAAGGGGATGTGTGACAATCACAGCTGGTGATTGTATCCAATGATACTCACATCTCACAACAGCTTGTAAACAAACAGCTCTTCAAGTGTTATGCCAAGAGGGACTAGGCAGTTCGTAAAAGGGCACCACTGCCAAGAAACCAGACACTTAAACAAGGTACTTGACTGTCTTTACCAAGTGTCATCTTTGGGAACAACATGACACTACTAATCCTATAACCCTACTGCAGTAGCAGGAACATCTATCCAGTGACACACTGTTGccagaaaaagcacagcaatTGCTATAAACAATTCAGACTGTTAAAGGTGCTATCTGATAGGGCATTAAAACGACAGAGGTTTTGTTATAGGATCATGTAGCCCTTGGGCACTGTGGGGCATATCAATATAACTACACCAAGGCTTGAAATCAGATCTGCGATCGCTAGTGACTAGAACACTACTTCAGCTGATTGACAAAGGCTCAAAGTTCACATGCCTAGTGCAaccactaagaaaaaaaaccccaggtgataaaaagcatttaactgATGAATAAACAGCAGAATCTGGACACGATGTCTTACAAGGGAATAGtacaaaaaattttaaaagtcaaaaaaaTTTGGCCTTacaatacaaaaccaaaaaacgGCTGCAGGCATGATGAAAAAATGAAGCTGTGATTCAGCATGCAGTATCATGCTTTTATCTGACTAGGTAAACTGGGGATGAAGTTACACCTAGTTATGCCAtcattgtcctggtttcggctgcgatggagttaattttccttcttcaacGGTGCATTTTGGATTTAGCATGAGAACAATGTCgatagcaacaactaaaacatcagtgtgttaagTAGTGCTTACTGCAAATCAAGGACTCTTCAAGTTTCCCatccctgccagtgagcagacGCACAAgcagccgggagggagcagagccaggacagctgacctgaactagccagagggatattccacaccatagaGCGTCGcgctcagtgtataaactggggggagttggccggGGGCTGCTGACCACTGcacagggactggctgggcatcggtcagcgggtggtgagcgactgtactgtgcatcacttgtttgttTCCCCCttgtattttattcctttatctccctcctctcttcattacaattattattcctactttttttccttattttttacattatttatattattaaacCATTCTTACCGCAACCCAtaggttttctctttttccagttctcctccctaTCTCAccagggggtgggcagggaatgagtgagcagcagcatggtacttgcctgctggctggggttaaaccacgacacagCCCCATGAAAAATAAGCACTTTCTCCATATATTTCAGTAATTCAGTTGATAAGGCCAAATAAAGGAAAACCTTGCTTACTTTGTCCAGTGGGACTCCAGCAAAGTTGAGTAATAGACAATTGTTGGTAGCAAAGCTGAGAATGACCAGAGCAAGAGCGTTGGGAAAAACTGACTGACGATGGGATTCTagtaggggggaaaaaaaagtaagaataagtattaaaaacattttaaatgcagctgTGGTAGAACAGAGGCtgcaatattttgcttttcttaagtTACAGCAGGTTCGACTGTAGAAATTTTATTCAGATACAGTCTTAAAATGAGTGAGTGCTCTGCACTGgtgtgcaaaacaaaaaacgAGTAGGATTGGGAATTACATTCTATGAGAGTGAAGTCTCACAAGCAGTTTTTATGTAGTTTACACTAGCTTGGGCAAGTACTTAATAGTTTGCAAGAGACTTTAGCTGCAGTCAAACTAGGACCAGATATATATGCTATCCTGTTTCAGGtcaaatatgcaaaataaaaatcacggcattttacttcagattttaaaatctgaattccCCCTTcacaccataaaaaaaaaaatcaacatacAAGTTGGACTTAAAATTCCGCTTTTGGCAAAGGTTTTTGATTTAGAATTATGTAAATTGGGAACACATACTTTTACTACAAATAAGATATTTATAATAATACAACATTTCAAATGAAGTTACTTCAGCCTACTATCAAGGAACAGAAGAGGACTAGAGTCCCAATTCTGGATGTATGCTTTTAAATCAGCAGTTACATAAAACGATCCTGAGAATTTCAACTGAATTTAGCTTACAGATATCGTTTCATTTTCTTACTACACACTTAATCAGTTTATTAACATTTTGCTCTGATACACAGCATGATCCAAACATATGGCGATACTCACGTTAAGGTAGTGAATAGGTTTAGTGACATTGAACTTGTCCATGGTTGAGATGATTATGGAAGGAGtagtaagaaaaaacaacacaataaaaagaagcaaattaatGCAAGCCCATCTAAACCACCATTTCAGTCCACGCACTGAAAGATTTTTCCTGGggggagaggaaataaaaaaaaaaagaagcttgtAAAAACAAGCAGTACATAAgcatttgctattaaaaaaaatacatactatCTGTCAAGTAACAGGTGGCCCTGGTTTTTCTAAACTGAGGTTTATAGCCTTAAAGTTACATACAAAGCACTAGACAAGATCCAGTTGCTATTAGAAATAAAGAATGATAACATAAACTGCACTTGCAGAAGAACATATTTAGTCTTCCATAACACAAACACAATGTCTAATGTAGTTAAGGTTTGGGATGAAACAATTCCACAGTTTAATACCGAAGTACTAAACGAAGTTAGAACAAGAATAGAGAGACAGAAGATGATACAGAGAATTTCTGCAAGGAGACTAACTATCAAGAGGCAGAACCTACCAAGAAACTgtgatttgaaaaataattaagaaaaccCCTGCATCCCTTTCTGCCATATTAAAACAGCAACCACAGGTCTTAAACAGGTGaagtttttaaatgttatcTAAAATGGTTCCCAAAAGGACTGGAATGATTAAAACGCCAGCCAAAGCCAAGTCTTTAGACCAGACAAAACAGGGATACAGAGGGTCAGTAACATCTCCAATTATGACAACTCTTAAGCGAACCTAGGTAAGTAACTAGGCAAATCCCTGTGCCACCTCTTATTCAAGGGGGAGCcgagaaaagaaaaaaccaaacaccccccccgcccaaaaaaaaaaaattcaacaaaaccccaccatcTTTCCCTCTCAGAGTTTAGAAAAGATTTATACATGCTTCAACCCACCAAACCTCAACAATCGTTCCTTGTGTCCATAGGACAGTGCTTGAAGAAAGGAAGAGCAAGTGcagcacacatgcatgcacgAACCCTTTCATGAAAAAGGCAGATTAAACTGACCCtacctggaaagcagcttgcAAGAGATTTTTAATTCATGTCTCAAAATAACACAGCTGCAAAAGACGCGGCTAAGAATCACGGTTGTTCATTTTATGGTTAAAGATTCTGTACTTTATTCCTAACTGCAGAACTAGCTGTAGACAAAACCTCTCAATtattagaaatagaaaattaattttaacgTGACTATGCCATCTATTAAAATCATTCGGAGAAAAAGTACCTTAAAAAAGTTATATACAGGTGAAATACAGTAATTTGTGCATGCTTGTGTCTCGCCTGCACTTTTGCTTAGGGCAATGGTAACGTCACAACAAATTTACAGTTATATGAACAGGGGATTGTATCGGCCCAACCCTAAAGTTATTTGCAAAGCAATTGGAAAACGTTTAGGGATTTTTAGCCTATAAGCATGACAGAAGGCATCACAGCAACACTTTTAACTCAAAAAGCATTTATCTATTTTTTGACACTCTCCTGTAAGCGATAAGTAAAGTCTAAAATTTATTGGGTCAATAAAGAGATGTCAGAAGACAGACAATACTTCACAGAGTAGATCAGGTTATACTCGCCATGTAGCAACTCAAAAACATTAATACATACTTGAAGAACTCTCAGCGTTGACACCAAGTTGCTTTCCTCAGATCTTAACAGTAGGCATGCATTAAcctcaaaaaatgaaaacactgaggcacaaagtctttttcttttttttttttcttagttagTTAACAGGAGCTGCAGGTACCAGAACTTTGGGGTGGCAAAACTCTAGTCAGCCTCTGAGAGGCCATTCCCAAGGTCAATGGAGAACAAAAGTAATGGAAATAAAGATGCAGATCAGCCACATCCAAATGCTACATAAAATCTTAGTTTAGggttaaagaaaaacacactcAGCTCCCTTCTAAACCTACGCTATCATAAATGGATGCAAGACAGGAATCTTACCAACAAATATTCTCAGGATAGGGAGCATATGTAACCTCCCAGTTTGATAtgcacagctccctgctgtAGGATGATGGCTGGGGTTCTCCTTTACACTTAATACTCTGACATTTGCAAGCATTGAAGTCCTTAAGGATActgtaaggaaataaaaaaaggaggaggattTTGCAAATTTTTACACTTGAAAGGGTGCATATGTAATGAGAAAGACCAGGAATAGTGataaagctttttttgcttttaataaccAGAGATCAAGATAGTACTTAAGACAAAAATGTAACATTACATTATGCATGTAGTGACCACCATATAAACAGTTAGTACCACAGGTCTTTGAGATCTGACAAAGttggaaacaaaaagcagtCTTGGTTTGAACTGTTCAGTGCTTCTACCAACATGAACAGCAATTACTCATattaatgtataaaaataaaataaatcaaaacctgAGAGCATTGGAACAATTTAAAGACAGCCTGTTCCCCAAACACCTCTACGTAATTACAGCTGTTTTCAAATCAGACTAAAGGATTAGTCTGCACACTCGTTTCATTACACAAATATCAAAACTAGACAGTTTTGCCTTGAGTATGAATTCTCAAAGTTTTTCACTATGCTGGTATTCTCACAATTCAAAATATTACCCTTTTTCACCCACTCCTAAAACAATCACAATACTTAATTTTATCTTCTAATATGAGCTGATTGACAATCACCACATTTAAACGTGTCCAGAATAAATGCTTTCACAAACTtctcaaaacacagcaataGAAGTGCTAGGCATATATTCAGAGACAGTACAACCGTGTGCACCATTGTGTAAAAGAAGTTCCACTCCAGATAAGCTCTGTTACGCTAGCACGGAAACAGTACGTATTATATTTGAATGGGTAGACTCTAAAATTCCTGAACACGCTTGTTTCTCTGTTGTGCTCTTaacataaagaaaacacagaaccacacacacaaacatcaaacaaacaaaaataacccccaGATCTTTACCTTACCGGAATTCAAGTAGCGATGTCAAATTGCCAGCATCTTGCAGCAGTAAGTATTTAAGAAAGTTAATTACACTTTGACAgcttatctttaaaaatacatagagAGCAAGCTTTAGGACTACCAGCCGTACCGCCCAGCACAATCATTAACAAGCATCTACAACCACCCAACTACATGAACCTTGGTCTGGCTTCCTGTTTCTCCCATGCTATTTCAGAACATTGTGGAGCAGAATGCCTTAGTAGGCTAAGGGCACCAAGTAACTTCCCAATTTGATGGTAGCTTCACGTGTAATCTAATCTAATTTTCCAGGGAATGGAATCCATCACATCAATTCCAAGCTAAACAAACTAAAGTCTTTTCAGTTCTTGATAATTCAACTCAGAACCGCCTGTAGTGCAACTCAGAACACATGCCCAAGGAGAGACTATCCCATCAAAATTGTATACAACAAATCAGCAGCTAGAGAATGAACTTCATTCTTatgaaaatgcttatttcttctttcagtttcacatcttaaaatgttatttcatgCTCTAGATTCTCTAAATATGGTGTGTAACTCACAAAATGATGGGGGCAGATTTCAACACATCATCACTACTCAGTTAAAGAGCGGATAGAATCCCTTGCAAGAATTTGAGATGTTGGAGAAAGTTTTTTTCTATATCCTGGgcttccttgaaaaaaaaaccctgaaagacTGGCTCTCTAACATGACTTCAAGGCCAAAGGAATGCAGACAATTTAAATCAGAGGGgctatgaagaaaagaaagaaaaaacccacatgatCTCTTATTTTTGTCGTACAAATAGTATTCTGCTTCCCTTTAACCACTTTGTGTTTGTTAAAGATGTTTACaaagtaccaacagaaaatGAGGGGCTATATGCATTTTCTCTCCAGATGACCGAGTGAAAAGCACTAAACAACTGATATTACGCCTACATATATATCTACAATAACAGTTAAAAGATACACATAAGGTGCATCTATCACCTATGGCCAGGTCAGTCACTGCCTCTACTTTGTTGAGATGACTAACTAGCAGTGTAATTTGCACCCATCTGGACCATTTGCACAGTAGAAAATGGAGAAATCAGTAAGGCAAAAGCCAGTTAGTCCAGCCTACTATTAACATACACTGATGTACTGCATCccacacagaagagaaaggctCCTTATCCCAGTAAATGTCCACAGCCATTTCGTTCCCGTGACATTTTCTTCACCTGAAGTATAGAGGCTAAATGCACACTTCCAGGAAAACTTACCGGAAAGCAAAGCAGACCAAATCCACAGGAcagtgaagaagaagaagaaaggaagaagaaccAACATAAGCAAACAAGCAACACAAACAGGAGATCAGTTGTGCtattataatgaaaaaagaacaaacaagacagCAGACAAAACTTACTAGGTTGCCATGGATTTCTCTTGAAATGTTACAAAAGCCATTCCCAGTGGGTTATTATGAACAGCTTGTTCCTCTTTTGCATATTCTTCCATCAGTTCATTTTTAACTTTGGTATAATAATCTACAGCATCCTCCTGTTGGGAAATTGATGACTGTTACATCCAAAATACAGCTTGCGCAAACCAGAGTCCCTCTTCCTCATACTACTTCCACAAATTACAAATCACATCACAACGTGAAGACAAACAAACAGGAAGTTTTTCTTGCGCTTCAATTTTTGCACCAAGAttacatttcaaatgttttgggGAATTCCTTCTGTACAGTGCAAGAACATGAAGGATGAGCTATCTGCGATAAACGAACAAAGAATTTTCTGAAACTCAATGAGATGTCACGCAAAAACTATTCTCTACTCTTCTAACAATCTACCTAGCcaaaactaaaagcaaacaCAATCTCTTACCCTTTCACATCCTCTCATTTCACAACAGCAGAACTGACCACACGGCTTAGGGTTGATCTGGACCCGCTTGCCATACTTTTGATGCAGGTGTTCATAGTAGGTCAggcttttttctgcctgttttctggacagaaaaatacatccataacattttgcaagaaaacagtACCAACATCAAGCTTAGTAAGAATATAATCCCCAAGATAAAAAGTTATGTCAAGGACCGATAGCCATTTAATCGGTCACCAAAGATACTCACACACACCTTACTTTGGCTACTtagcataatttattttcaagtctGTAGTAGCGTTATACAGCCTACGCTTCTAGTGAGATTccaggaaaaaaccaaaccaacaatgCTACTCTTGTATAGACCAGAAGGCAACACTTTTCTGTCCTGTGACCAGCACGTCTGGCCAAAGCAGCAGGGTCACAGAGCTATTAATTCAATAGCTGGGTTTTCCACTTTGCACTGCCTGACAATAaccaaatacatacatacataatcAGCGAGTCAAAGCTTATTTTACGCAGCACACAACACATCACACCTACAAGACACAGGCTGAACCCCACAACTCACCTCCAAACACTGCTGAATCTAACTGAAGTCCAGACCAGGACTTTAAGAGCAGAATTCATTTCTAGTATGGGCAAGCTTAGTACTATTGATATATGCTGATTAAAGACTGGCAAAGCATTCATAAAAACTACGGTAAACTCCTGTAGATTACAAAAACATGTACCTTTTTTTGAATAGGTGAATAAGCTTGGCTACATCATAACACAGCTGGACCTCCAGCACAGTGCAAGTTGGGTAGGCAGCACTGAAAAGGAAGCAGTACATGAGAGCATGAgaacaaactgcagaaaatacaacaaagaaaCTGCTTCAAAGAGTATCACTGATGTCTAACTGACATCTCAATCACCCATGTCATTTCTGAATGAGGTATGGTAGAGCGTTGCTGAAAGTTCCTTTAACACCAGATGCACAGCATTACTCCCAAGTAAAGGCCATGTGGGAACATGAATGCAAGGTGCGGATACACAGCCACCTTCTTAGTTTCTAATTTTAAGACCAGCTAACTGTCTTTATTGAAATACGGCGTTTTCTCAATTCTGTCTAAGGAGTAAGATATGCTTTTAGAAGACAGATCCtataatgaattttaaacagTGCAAAATTCAAAAAGCATGTCTGCTTGGGCAGGTAAAACGACTAGGACAATTTAAAATCTGTTCCTAAGAATACTACTCAAGTACAGAACTTACGTAAAATGGCCCTGTATCGTctcttcttttgcattttttggaAGACCAGTTATAAACAATGTGCATTTAACctgcaagagaaaaatgcaaCCCCTTTGAAAAGCCACatcacaaaagagaaaataaaaatatgaggAAGGCAGCGACATAGCACGAGTAGCTCCATcgaagagggggaaaaaaaagtaggaaattttgattttgatgGGAGCTGTATCTATTCAAGACAGTACCATGTTCACCTTTTACATTGGTAGTAGGTTACACCAAAATGTCAGAAATCCCTCCCCAGTCCCCTTTTCTCCATCCACTTTTACAATTCACTCAGTGGAGCTTTGCTTTAAGTGTGAAGGAGTTCACTGACGTCACATGCTAGCAAGCAGAAGTCACCTTagtgatttacttttttttacattatcCACTTGCAAACATGCTGTATGGTTTTTCTCACCCCAGCGCAGAAACTTActatgttttcttctctgtatgtGACATACTTCATGTGATGTCTCATGAAGACAACGGTCAGAATCAGgtaaacaacagcaaaaaccGTGTGCAGCCAAAGAAGATTGTTACTGTCAGACAAAATGTTATGAATATGAGAATCGGGAAGAATTAATTGTCCAACTAATACAAATAGCCATCAAAATGCTAATCAGATCAGAGCCTCTCattaaacacaaaacaagaaaaaaagtagttgcTGGTAGTAAGTCACACCTATGCAGATGCCACGGATAGCCATTAAGGTTACATGCTTATCATAAAATTAATGGGTAACAGacctacaaagaaaacagatattcTATGACATGGACATTTTTGGGCAGCATTTGGTGTGCACCTTCTCATTCAGGCCAACAGCACACACCATGCTATTTgctaaaatgctttttatcGGCCTTACTATTTACTGTGTTGAGTGCATAACTGAACCCTCCTTGAACACAGTCCCCACTCAAAATTGAAAACAGCCTAATACAGGGAGCAAGTTCTACTACTCTGATAGCTCCTTCCTCAAAGCTTACAGAAGTTTTGTTCTGCGAACAGTTCCCCAGTTTTGCAGAGCACTAATAATTTCTATTAACCTAAACCACAGTAACCTATTTTACAGATAAAACAgcaaccaagcaaaaaaaacccactagtTACTAGGATTCAAAATGtggttaaaaaaatcaaattcgGTTTGGCAGAATAGGCAGAAATTCTGTGGGACACAGTATCACAGACTGATGTGGACTGGTCAACTAATACAACAGAAAAGTTGCACAACTTTGTATTTCAGCTATTTTACAAACTCTTTTAATAGAAGCAATTTTAATCATCATCTCAGATGGGAGAGTATGCAGACACATAAATCTAATGTAAGGGAATTTAAATAATCTGAGCTATGCATTCTAGTAAAGCTgtcagctttattttccttctgaagtagagtttcttttaatgtggaattttctgaaaatagtaTCACTAGATGTGCAGTCATTAGCCAAGAAAAATACATGGGTTAAGAAGTGCTGAGAGTAGAAGCCAAGCCTCTAGATTTCTTATCAGCACTGTAACTACATAGCCTGAAGCAGACTGTATCCCAATTTCAGTTGATGAAGCATGAATAAGTAATTCCTACCCCATGAGCAAGTACCAATTCATGTGTTTAGAGACTATGGCAGGAAACAGACATAAACATAAACACACTCTGCAAGATTTACTTACCCAGTTTGTAAGTTTACTATAGTTGTTCTTCCAAAACTATAGGGATCTTTATCtgagaagaacaaaaccaagtaGCACAATTAACAGGTGTAACATTCACATGCAAACTATCAGACAGcttttattctggttttttttggaaaaaaaaaccaaccagctgatatactttttttattgctgagcatatTCATTGTTAAAAAGATTCAGAACCATAATCAATGCTATTTTACACTgtattgcattttaaagttggaaaaaaagCTCCAGGATTATACCACCTTCAACCCACCAAAAGAAAtagtagatttttaaaatataatctgGATACTAGGTCGTTGTAGCAgttccctttccccccccatCTCCATTCATGTCCATTAACAACACTGTTTAGGGATCTGAACATACttccttcacatttttattttgtcttcacTGATTTCTTACCTCAGTTTCTTAAAACTGCATTAATTCAGCATTGGCAAAACAGTACCGATAACCTTACTAAGGTAAAAAATGTAAGAGTTTATATGACATTGTTTCTCTAGACtatcaagtatttttaaaaaatggtaatgCAAGTCAGCAAAAATCGAGTACAtgtttacaaaggaaaaagagctAAGTATCTGGAAAGCCAAACAATCTTCTAACACAGACTGTTAAACCACATTGCAAGTTAAGTCATTACAACAGGAAAGAACTGGAAATGTACAAAATCAACATACagtgaaagggaaggaagagggggagagaCGCTAAAActtcatatttgtttttcacCTGCATTTCCTAGCCTcacaaaatgcaagaaaacagaagctgtaTTCTCCTGCTTTAGGCAGCCAGCCATACTCTACCATTTCAATTAGTATCCAAGATACTAAAACTTTTATCAAATTGCAGTTAGAGAACGACAGTGCACACAAATTGATGCGCATTGCAAAATCTGGTATAAATAGTAGGTAGTAACTAAAACAGGTAGTAACTAATCCAGAAGAGGAATATACATTCTACAAGTTCTTTGAAGGCACCAGCATCTCTCTACTTTATGAAGGAGATCCTAGGGTGCTAATTGTGTTTGATTTGATTCTGTAAAACTAGGGATGCTGGCTGAGAACATAAGAGATGGGACGTGAGGAAGGAGAAGCATCTGTGAAGTGATAGAGGGTcctttgaaagaacaaaaaaaaagaaatgtaaaaaagaaaaaaagaacagcaatgaTCTTTAAGAAAGCTGGTATTAATATAAACAGGGAATTGCTAAGGAAGAGTCCATAAAAGCAAAGTCAGAGATGGCAGTTCCACAAAGAAACAATATTAAAGGCACAGGTACAATGTACCCCATCACAGTCTAGGGCTAAAGCCACaaggctttttaaaacacaggtaggagtaaactgaaaacaaaaactagGCCACATTATTAGAGACAACAGAAGAGAATAAATTATAGGGACGAAGATCAGCAAGATCAGTACACAAAATAACATGCAATTGTCGTGGTataagaacaaacaaaacaaaacacaagcaagCACTCTGTCTGAGAGCTCCTGGGAAAACCAGATGaattcttgctttctttgcatCACTATTCACCGAGGTGATCAACAGGATCTTGAACTAGATCATGAACATGATCTTGACAAGAGCAATACAAAGCCAGGCATAAAATGGGCTTATAAGGGCTCATTATCAAAAATGGAAGAACGTTTAAACAGGGTTTAGCAGAGCTCTGTCCACCAGCATTCTTATTAGCAACCTGAGTGGCAGACTAGGACACACTCGCTGTATTTGTTGAGTGTGAGTTAATAAAGCAAAGAGGTAGGTGTCATACTGGCAGACATAATCAGGACTAGGCTGCaagaaacattaaataattCTTTGTCTAATCAGCACTGACACAGTCTCAGCAGGAAGATTTGTCCAGTTTTGAGCCACAAACCAAGGCAGAAACAAACAACAGGAGACAGTCCAGCTAGATTAAAAGAAGTGCAAAGGATGGGTGATGATTTTATGAtcagcaaaatggaaaacatttcttataATGATGGAGTTAACTGGTGCGGTTTATCAAAACGAGAGAAAAGGACAGATTAACTGATAATCCTCAAGCAGCTAAAATGATgttgcaaagaggaaaagaataatcTATTCTCCACAGTGACAGGTCAAAAAATAATGGCCTTAAATTGCAGCAAAAGAGATTCAGACTGGACACTAGAAAAAGATTCCTCAGCTGTGAAGACAGGTCCTATTGACAACC containing:
- the TMEM63A gene encoding CSC1-like protein 1 isoform X2 produces the protein MTAAFRMHDDEIHERCGEDAIHYLAFQRHIICLLIAVSILSVCVILPVNLSGDLLDKDPYSFGRTTIVNLQTGNNLLWLHTVFAVVYLILTVVFMRHHMKYVTYREENIVKCTLFITGLPKNAKEETIQGHFTAAYPTCTVLEVQLCYDVAKLIHLFKKRKQAEKSLTYYEHLHQKYGKRVQINPKPCGQFCCCEMRGCEREDAVDYYTKVKNELMEEYAKEEQAVHNNPLGMAFVTFQEKSMATYILKDFNACKCQSIKCKGEPQPSSYSRELCISNWEVTYAPYPENICWKNLSVRGLKWWFRWACINLLLFIVLFFLTTPSIIISTMDKFNVTKPIHYLNNPIVSQFFPTLLLWSFSALLPTIVYYSTLLESHWTKSAENRIMMHKVYIFLIFMVLILPSLGLTSLDFFFRWLFDRESSDSAVRLECVFLPDQGAFFVNYVIASAFVGNGMELLRLPGLILYTIRMIMAKSTAERKNIKQQQAFEYEFGAMYAWMLCVFTVIMAYSITCPIIVPFGLIYILLKHMVDRYNLYYAYLPAKLEKKMHFAAVNQALAAPILCLFWLYFFSFLRLGFKAPTTMFTFLVVNITIIICLAYTCFGCFKYLSPLNYKVEDTQGERGNDTDVPAIPTSSMYVPRVLRSPSTERTVLAHKEQQSYGTMDTACSPAEGIVSYSAGPAVIEQAAGGSL